From Chlorocebus sabaeus isolate Y175 chromosome 10, mChlSab1.0.hap1, whole genome shotgun sequence:
gtgatatcagctcactgcaacctctgcctcccagattcaagtgattctcgtgcttcagcttccatagtagctgggattacaggcatgtgccaccatgcccagctaatatttgtatttaaattttgtagagacgggattttggcatgttggtcaggctggtctcaaactactagcctcaagtgatctgcctgccttaacctcccaaaatgttgggattacaggtgggaaccactgtgcctagccaaaatATGTGATTTTATGTCTTCTAGGAAAATAGTGTAAAATTCAGCACTTTAAGGAGCTTTTGGTTTTCCAAATTATGTTTGACATATTATTGTTGACAAACAGGACTCTGATTAATATCTCCAGGAAGCCATCACTATTATTGCAAGTTTAAAGGTTAAAGAACTGAGATTTAGGAAGAGTAACACTAAATAATCCTAGATTCTGACGATTTTTCAGGAaataaatctttatatatatttgtattctctctatatatacatgcatacagtAGGCTAaactgtaacacacacacacacacacacacacagagtaggcTAAACATGCATCCCAGTTTGCCTCGAACAGTCTTGGTTTATGCCTCTTGTCCCagtgtaattattaataatatatactttCATCCTCAAAAATGACGcagagtaggccaggcacagtggctcacacctgtaatcccagcactttgggagactgaggtgggtggatcacctgaggtcaggagtttgagaccagcctggccaacatggtgaaacttgtgtctccactaaaaatacaaacattagctggacgtggtagtgtgcgcctatagtcctggctacttgggaggctgaggcaggagaactgcttgaactgggaggcagaggttgcaatgagctgagattgcaccactgaactccctcccaggtgacagagtgagactccatctcaaaaaaaaaaaaaaaaaaacccaaaaccaaaacaaatgacCAAatttatggctgggtgtggtggctcacacctgtaattctggcactttgggaggcccaggcaagaggatcgcttgagctcaggagtttgagcccagcctgggcagcatggcaagaccctgtctctgctagaaataaaaaaaaatagctgagcatggtggtgtacacctgtaatcccagctatctgggaggctgaggtgggaggatcgcttgaaccctggagatgcaggctgcagtgattgtgccactgcactccaacctgggtgacagagtgagatctcgtctcaaataaataaataacccaatttaagaaacaaatgatACATTAGTCTATTTATAAGCCCCTTGGGTGTTGGATATAGAGACCTTGAGCACATAGATGGATGAGGATTTTATCAAAAATgaacagggctgggcatggtggttcacgcctgtaatcccagcactttgggaggccaaggtgggtggatcaccagaggtaaggagtttgaggccagcctggccagcatggtgaaactctgtctctactaaaaatacaaacattagctgggcatggtggcctgtgcctgtagtcccagctacttgggaggctgaggcaggagaatcgcttgaacgtgggaggcagaggttgcattgagccgagatcgtgccattgcactccagcctggggaacaagagtgaaactctatctcaaaaaaaaaaaaaaaaaaaaaaaaaagaacagccctGTGGGTATGGCTGCCAGTCAAGAAGAGAGGaacaagaaagggagagaaggcagaCCACCCAGCAGTAGGTTGAAGCCTATAGGGCAATCTAATATTACATTTGTGTCAATGTACTGTTACGATGTAAACTTGCACTGTGCTCCCATACCCTTTATTATAAAGCCAGCTGCACACATCAGTACCTCATGTGAGAGATGGTTCAGAAGTTAAAGGAAAAGGAGCTCTGTCCCACATGTGGGTCAGCGTGGTGCATGAGGACAGAATAGCAGCACAGTAGGAGGGCAAGATGACCCACCCAAAGCCGAGGCAGGAGTTTAGAGTGAGGGGCTCCTGAGAAAAGCATGAGCAACTCATTCCTTTTCCAGAATTACCAAAGACATTAGGTTATGGATATGTTGGTGGAAGTGGGTACACAAAGCTCCCACCCCATGTAAGATGGGATTTGAGGCAATTCATTAGAATCTCAAAGGATGGAGTACTTCCAATAAATTTTGATCTGAagccatttgtttgttttattgatgaACCTTATATGGAACATCCacaaaactttatttaatttCTGCAGGATGTTGTTGAGGATGGTGTTTACTTAGTACTCTCCTTATGAGGACTCACAAGAAAACTTTCTTTTAGGTTTTGGTACTGACATTGATTAGGCTTGTCTTGAATAATTAATTGTCaaatcttgttttcttctctgccttGATGGCTGCTGGATCCAAGTCTGGATCTATCTGCACTGAACATAGCACCTCACAGCATGCAACTCGGGTTCGAACTTCACTCTTGGCTCCATCTCATCTCTTCTCTTGTTTTGCCTCTGACCCAATTTCCTCATTcccttattttgaattttaaaaatttattgtaccataattttttattagcaactttgattctttttttttttttcttttggaagagacgaactcttgctctgttgctcaggctaggcttgaactcctgggctcaaacattatcttcctgcctcagcctcctgagtagctgagactgcaggtgcatgccactgtgcctggctaaccttaattcatttttaaaaaccaaagaaaacaaacatacactCAAACGAAGTTTTCCAGAAAATTTCAATTGCTTATTTTCCACTTagtattattttgttctttttttctgagatggagtcttgctgtggttcccaggctgtagtgcagtggcacaatctcggctcaccacagcctctgcctcctgggttcgaccaattctcccacctgagcctcccgagtagctggtattacaggcacatgccaccatgctaggctaatttttgtattttatttttagtagagacggggtttcactatgttggccaggctggtgttgaactctcgaccttgtgatttgcccaccttgacctcccaaagtgctgggattacaggcgtgagccacgacacctggccACTTTGTATTATTTACTATGTATAATCATAATACTTTACTCTCTATTGAAATGACATGAGGCTAAGTTTCCCCGTGCACATGTGGTTTTTGTAAATGTCCTGAAATTCTTCCACAAAGCACCTATAGCAAAAACACAGTGAATTCTATTTGGACTGGAAATCTCACAGTGCAATGAGATATTGGCAGTGGAAGTGAGAGGAAAGGGATGGTGACTGTTAGGAGGATAGGAGTGCAATAGGTAAGAGTGGTAGACCAGTtcacttatttgtttgtttatggagCTAAGGTAGGAGTCCAGATGCTGAGAACAACTTTCCTCGTCAGCTAAGGCTTGGACTATTAGGGAAGACAATAGGGATAACTTGGAGGTGTTTCAAAAAGTACAAATTCACCACCGTAGCTGCAAATCTGACCTTGTGAGACTGACTACAAATGGCCTGAGCCCAAGTGAACTGAGTTTTTATTTGAACCTACATGTTTTAGTCATTAGAAGAGTGCTGGAAATAATATCTCTGCATTATTCCCCTTATAAAAGATTGCTTCCCATCTTGAAAACGTGACTATGTTTGGCTGAGTGGCCATTATCACTTATAAATGCTTAATAGATAGGGCTCTACTAGTGCCAGAAACACaagctaaatattttattagattttaaaggagaaaagtggagaatgtaaatattttagtacAAATCCATGACTCGTCTAAGAGAGCCAACTTTGGCATTTGGAGCCCCCCAGTCAAGAAACCTCCTGTACTCCCCCGGGCTCAGTAGATACTGCCTCCCCCTGTAGTTGGGCATCTCGTACAGGATCCAGCTGCCCTCCAGCACATTGAGGGAGTGAATTTCAGTGAGATGGAAGCGGTCCTGAACAGAGAGACAGTCGTCTGTGAGCTCTGACATTTGTCCCCTCAATTCATCTCTCTCGTAGATCTTCATTCTGTAAGTGCCAGAGTGCTGGAGTGGCAGACAGAAAAGCAAGAGTAAACGAACAAAAATAGTTGGAAATTAAAGCTCCAGTCCCTACACCTCCCTGGCCACACCTGCCCAGAAGTTCTCCCAGGCCAAGTTTGCTTCTAGAACAACCACGTTGCAAAGTTAAGGAGCTGTCCCACCCCCAGTCACCCACCGCTGAGTCTAATGATTCATGGGCGGAGCTAGGTCTTCGGGAATTAAGATTTGCTTACAATAAAATTTATCACAACACTTTAGTCCCTGTTATTTGAGAAAGCCTTTCTCAAAGGAGAAAACTGAGAGTCATTGGAAAGCTAAGGGTCATGTTATGTATATacagtgaaaggaaaataaatcttgggaccccaaagtcactaagctaaaggaaaaaaacaagccgggaactgcttagggcaaacctgccccCCATTCTATTCAAACTCACCCCTCtgaggctcacctgagacaaatgcatccTCTTATTGCTTCCTTTCCCCTACTGTTGATGCAAAGATGTGGATTCATCCAGCTAgactaaattgtgtattcagtggaaAGTTGATCAAGGACTCAAAAGAaccttttgtctcttatctaccttttttttgagacaagagtttcgctcttgttgtccaggctggagtacaatggcgcaatctcagctcactgcaacctctgccttctggattcaagtgattctcctgccccagcctcccaggtagctgggattacaggcgcacaccaccacgctcagctaatagtttgtatttttagtagagacagggttttactatgtatgttggccaggctggtcttgaactctgtcaggagttcaggcaatccacccacctcagcctcccaaagtgctgggattacaggggtgagtcacgcGCCCGGCTCTGTCTCTTATCTACATCTAACCAGGAAGCCCCTACTTCCTGTCTTACCAGACTGAACCAATTTACATCTTACACatactgattgatgtctcatgtctccctaaaatgtataaaaagcaaACTGTACCCCCaactaccttgggcacatgtctcAGGACTTTCTGAGACTGTGTAATGGGtgcgtcctcaaccttggcaaaataaactttctttgtttcttttttttttttgagatagagttttgctcttgttgcccaggctggagtgcaatggcgcgaccttggctcaccgcaacctttgcctcccgggttcaagcagttaccctgcctcagcctcctgagtagctgggattacaggcatgtgccaccatgcctggctaattttgtatttttggtagaggtttctccatgttagtcaggctggtctcaaactcctgacttcaggtgatccaccagccttggcctcccaaaagtgctgggattacaggtgtgagccaccacgaccagccttggcaaaataaactttctaaattgactgagacctgtctcagatatttggggttcactattatacacacacacacacacacacacacacacacacatgtatatttgtttcttgagacagggcctccctctgtcacctaggctggagtgcagtggcatgatcatgggtcCCAGccccctcaacctcctgggctcaagtgaccctcccacctcagcctcccgagtagctgggactacaggcatgcaccaccacatctggctaattttcagttcagatttcttttttcttttttaatttttttgagatggaatcttgctctgtcacccaggctggaatgcagtggcatagtctcggctcattgcagcctacccttcctgggttcaagcaattctcctgcctaagcctcccaagtagctgagactacaggcgtgtgccaccacgcccagctgatttttgtatttttagaagagagggggtttcgccatattggctagggtggtcttgaactcctgacctcctgacctcggcctcccaaagtgctgggattacaggcgtgagccaccatacctggccttcaGTTCGAATTTCAACCTATTTGACTTTTAAGCTTCCTTTCTAGCCTCCTGCTCTCAACTTATTTATTTCCCTCAGCAGCAAGTATCACCTTCATTAACTTCTGTTTTTATAACACTGTATCCCATGCCTCCCACACGCCACAATTCTAAGAACTCTGCAGTCACTCCTCAGAATATATGGAATCTCAAACTTTAGTTTCAGATTTGGCCTTTTCTCTAATTTATACCTCTAAGTGAGCTAATAGGTACTGACCATTAAATTAGAATAGAAATCAGAAGACAGGATCCTATCTTCTCAGGAGgaataattaaatagaaaagtAAGACAAAGCAAGCAAAagttggttgttgttgttgttgttgtttgagatggagtctcgctctgtcgccaggctggagtgcagtggcacgatcttggctcactgcaacctgcacctcccaggttctatgcaattctcctgcctcagccgcctgagtacgtgatattacaggcgcacaccaccacacccagctaatttctgtatttttagttgagatggagtttcaccatgttgacctgtCCTTGTAGAGATCAAAGAGTTTTGATATCTTGACCatgtgatccactggccttggcctccgaaagtgctggggttacaggtttgcgccaccacaccgagccgcaaaaatattttgtaatcaaTTACACAGTGCCAggttatatttatacattttgatatatttgatTTCTGATTTGATATAGCTTGAAAtgaacatttaatttattttatcttgaatAGATGGTAAATTTAGTTTCCTCCATGTCCTGCTTTTTCTTAGTCTTTGCTCTTTCAGCTTTTTGATTATGTTTGAAATATAAAATCTGGGAgcgtatgatttttaaaaaaccgaCACAGAGTTCATGAAAAACAGCTTCCCATCTGAGACACCCTTCTAGACTGGCCTGCATGTACTGtgtcacttccattttctgtcctctagTTAGAAATATTAGGTTTAAGAATAATGTGATTAAataggccggatgtggtggttcacacctgtaatcccagcactttgggaggccgaggcaggcagatcgcttgaggccaggagttcgagatcagcctgggcaacatggtgaaaccccgtctctactacaaatacaaaaaaattagccaggcgtggtggcatatgcctgcagtcccagctactcagaaggctgaggcaggataatcacttgaaccccaggaggcagaggttgcagtgaactgagatcgtgccattgtactccagcctgggggacagagcgagactccgtctcaagaaaaaaaaaaaaaaagaataatatcattaaatagcttttatttccaAAAAGGTGGAAGGCAAAGACAGAGCCACACTCACCGGGGGGATAAGGTGGCAGGAGCGGATGGAGTCGCTGAGGCCCATCCATTGCTGGTAGTCGGGGTACTCCCCTCGCCGCAGGAAGTACTGGTGGCCCTGGCAGTTGGGGCGCTCATAGATCATCCAGCAGCCGCTCTCCACCCGGATGGAGTTGCAGCGGCTGAAATAGGGTTGTAGGTTGGGGCAGTCCGTGGTGCATTCATAGCTGCGGCCCTGGAAGGCCCTGTCCTCATAGAAGGTGATCTGAAAAATGGAAGATACGGCAGCATGAAGTGATTGGCCCCCACTGAGGCCACTGCATTAAGGCCAAGGCTGAGTATCCGGTACCCAGGACTTACCTTTCCCATTTTGAAGGAAGCAAGCAGATGTTTTCTGGTTGCTGTGTGGGACTGGGGGAATGTCACTGTATATATAGCAGCCCTGATTGCTGCCTCCACAGGAAATCACACAAAAGGGCCCATTACGGTGAGTAAGGGGATTTGCAAGCTcgtccctctccctcccccagtcaCTGGGGTTGGCTGAATGGTTTACTCTCATTCTTTCTGGTAGGTTCGGGTTGTTCTAAttcactaaagctgttgttgCCATCGAAATGAATAGAGTACACTTTTAGTTGAGCAAAACGATGGGCGAAATTCTGtctctgtgcttttcttttatagtttactCTGCTTAATTGACTTCTCAAAGGCCATTAAACTAAGTAATGAATTCTGCTCAGGGACGGGtgggtgttttgtgtgtgtgtgtgtgtgtgtgttttagttttaaaagccAGAACTTAAATAATAAGCAATCTTAAAGAAGAGGAAATCAAGTGAAGTAATTTGTGAAAGTGTGTTAAAAACCGTAAAGCTTAGTTCAAATTCAAAATTCTGTGATCAGTCAGACgaggtggcgcacacctataatcccagcactttggaaggctgaggcaggtggattgcctgaactcaggagttaagagaccagcctaggtaacatggtgagaccccgtttctacaacaaatacaaaaatcatcccagcatagtggcgcatacctgtggttccagctacttgggagactgaggtgagagaatcgcttaaactcaggaggtcgaagttgcagtgagccgtgattgcaccgctggactccagcctgagcaacagagcaagaccctgtctcaaaaaaaaaaaaccaaaactctgTGATCATCATTGTTGGTATTTGGGGGCTTGTCTTGAATAAAACTGATACTTGCCTGGAATTTTGTAGGCTTCTGGGGCCTGGGGTATTATTTCTTGTTCGTTTCTACCCCTGAGCCCTAGAGCAGAGGGGTGGCACATTGCAGGCCCTCAATACTTGGCTCTGACATGGACAAAAACAGATAATTGTGGCTTTCTTCCCCCTTTCAGATCTTCCTAAGGGCCTAAATCCCTCCTTCTGCTGGTGGCTATCCAGAGTTCTGCCTGCTGTTTGGTGTCCCTGCTCTGCCTCAAATGTTATCACTAAGTGGCTGATTGGTCTTCTCAAGGCATGGGACCAAAAGGGCTCAGTTGATCCCTATTGCTGGCAAATTGGACCTTCTATGGTGGAAATGGCTGGATTAGCCTTAATAAGTAGGAGTTAATGCATAGCCTTCATCCATACCACTATGAATGCTCTGTTAGTGAGCTCACTGCCAATAGTAGGGTGACTGATGGCAGAGGCTGACTGGTATCAGATGACCACATCATTCTGTCTACTAGGTTGTTTAGTGCCTCTTCAATGGTGGATGCCTGACAATGGGCCTTCACATGGGATACAACTATCTTCGCCCATTGTGCCCACTCCCGTATCTGCCTGCACATTCCTCTACCCCAGACCTTCTTGTCCCTAATCTTCATCTTTCTTCTTCCAGGCCCTGGACCAGCCAGCCAAGCCACACATTACTGCTCAGTAATTCCACATATGCTTGACCTCGGGCTACTTTTCTTTCTGCACTGTGTGCGCAGCCAGCTGCACTGCCTCAAGGTTGCCTTTTGGGAGGATTTCCCTCACTGCTGTCTTGAGGGTGGCTCCTTAGTGAGCTATTCTGCAGCAGCATTCTATTTTGGGCTTGCACCCAAATGCCATGCCAATTTATTAGTGTATCAAGCTCAGCCTTCCCCCACTCTATCAGCTGGTCAGAAGGGACCCCTGCAGGCCGTTGTAAGTGTGAGCTGAGAGAGAGCTATTGTAATAATGGTGACCTCATCCGATCCCACAGGGAAGGCTAGGGCTAGAGTTGTCAGGAACTTGGGCAAGTGGACTGGGAATCTGTGCCTCTGCATTGACCAGTAATTTCATGTGGGCTGCTGCCGTGGAGAAGTGTAACTTTGGGCAAGGCAGCTTCCTCCAGCAGAGGAAAATTCTTGGAGACAAACTCGCTTTACACTGTCAGTATCTGGGAGAAGGAGTGCTTCAGTTCACAGTGGAAGTCCAGGCAGCACCACAGTGTCCactacaagaagaaaataaagctgaGATAACTGCagttaacattttgatattttatcaTCCCAGCTTTTTTATATGTCAAACCCATGTGTGGTTGTACAGTGTTATTTATACTATGTAGcattctcttgttttcttctaagtCATCTTTCAAATAAAGTGATAGTAGTACTGATTAAGGTGATCACGTTTAgccttttaataactttttttttttttggtgaagagAAACTGAATGAAAAATAGACTGTCTATTGGTTAGCTATACCCATGCTTGAGGTCTAGTCAATATTCAGGAGGATATCATTCACCCAGTGGACTCACTTTAGTGGACTCACTAAAACAATGTAAACAGTCCTTATGTGCTGAAAGTTCTAACTCTTAGAGACCAAATTAACAACCTGTTTTATGTAAGACCTAACATATTCAGTGTGATTCATAGGTTAGTGTTTGAGGATGATGATGAACTATCATGTAGTAAGCATTGATCTGATTTAAAATTACCCAGATTTTTATCTGTAGTATGATGTTTAAGTGATTTAGGACCCTAGAGAAACATCCTTTAAGTCATACAAATTAAACCAATCTCTGGTTCTGATACGTAGAAGAATCAGTAATCCTATGAAAGGAAGATAAAGTAAGTATTAGCAACACAAAGTCAAAATCTCATTGATTCTAATAGAAGAAATTTAAGGATTAAACGTATTTCAGCATCAGTTGGGACTCTTCTTGAAGGGCTCACTTTGACATTTGTCTTCCCCTTGTGGTGAAATTCCTGTTTTCTTTGGAGCCTCAGTAGGAATTTTCTCCCCTACAGTTGGGCATCTCACAGAAGATTCAGGGTCTTTTATAGGTCTAGGGATTGGGAGAAGATATCCTTGAAATGAACTAATCATGGATGTGGAAATAGTCTTCAGGGAGCTCCAACATGAGACCTCTTTGCCTGGTACTGGGAGCTGGTCacctttgaaaaatgaaaaagaagaaagaagatgaaaaaagagaagaaagaagaaattagtgCATGATCTTGTTGTTATGGCTTCATAAAAtcttatataatgtataaaagcCTAACTGAAGATAAAATTTGTTCAGTGCTTAGATCACACAAATCAGAGAGCCTGCCTTTGACTTGGAATGTTAATGAGCATTATAATTCAGGCACATTAATGAGCATTATAATTCAAAGAGCAGAATTACCTGTAATTAACCTGGGTTTTCACCATAGTTTGTGCAAGTAGATAGCCACTTTCTCCCCACTTCTCACGAGACTGGTGGCTTCCTCTTCTGGCAGGGGGTAGGGGCCCTAATATCCTATGGGCCCCAAAGAGCCTGTCAGCCCCAAAGTTTCTAGGTGCAGGGAAGCTGGTGTTCCCAGAG
This genomic window contains:
- the LOC103217733 gene encoding gamma-crystallin B: MRGPAYLLDAVGLSGGQSLHAAVSSIFQITFYEDRAFQGRSYECTTDCPNLQPYFSRCNSIRVESGCWMIYERPNCQGHQYFLRRGEYPDYQQWMGLSDSIRSCHLIPPHSGTYRMKIYERDELRGQMSELTDDCLSVQDRFHLTEIHSLNVLEGSWILYEMPNYRGRQYLLSPGEYRRFLDWGAPNAKVGSLRRVMDLY